One Danio aesculapii chromosome 11, fDanAes4.1, whole genome shotgun sequence genomic region harbors:
- the nxph2b gene encoding neurexophilin-2b — MKMCQCYSALLMLCLHMVTCGAELRAAVAPLGWAENDKVGSVSPYASRSEILKSLRLFSHMSQSNSPNHETAPDPGALDLWAWLSNHTDTEGTLSRAKRRPYVKTGKFKKMFGWGDFHSNIKTVKLNLLITGKIVDHGNGTFSVYFRHNSTGLGNVSVSLVPPSKAVDFEITQQETIEVPKDNKAFNCRVEYEKTDRSKRTSVCSDFPNRVCFQEQTQSHVSWLCSKPFKVICIYIDFFSADYKLVQKVCPDYNYHSDTPYTSVG; from the coding sequence GTGACATGTGGAGCGGAGCTCAGAGCTGCTGTGGCTCCTCTGGGTTGGGCAGAAAATGATAAAGTGGGAAGTGTTTCTCCTTACGCCTCTCGTTCTGAGATTCTCAAATCCCTGCGGCTTTTCTCCCACATGTCCCAATCTAACAGCCCAAACCATGAAACCGCTCCAGACCCTGGGGCACTGGATCTGTGGGCTTGGTTATCCAACCACACCGATACCGAAGGAACCCTCTCGAGGGCCAAACGTCGTCCCTATGTGAAAACCGGCAAGTTTAAGAAGATGTTCGGCTGGGGCGACTTCCATTCCAACATCAAAACCGTCAAGCTCAACCTTCTCATTACTGGGAAAATTGTCGACCACGGCAACGGGACCTTCAGTGTCTATTTCCGCCACAATTCCACTGGTCTAGGGAACGTGTCTGTTAGTCTGGTCCCTCCTTCCAAGGCTGTCGATTTTGAGATCACTCAACAGGAGACCATTGAGGTGCCCAAAGACAATAAGGCCTTCAACTGTCGAGTGGAATACGAGAAGACGGACCGCAGCAAGAGGACATCCGTTTGCAGCGACTTCCCCAACAGGGTTTGCTTCCAGGAGCAAACCCAAAGTCATGTGTCCTGGCTGTGCTCCAAGCCCTTCAAGGTGATCTGCATCTACATTGACTTCTTCAGTGCAGACTATAAGCTGGTACAGAAGGTCTGTCCAGACTACAACTACCACAGTGACACTCCATACACCTCAGTGGGATAG